Genomic window (Longimicrobium sp.):
CCCTGCCCTGAAGGCCGCCGGCGTGGTCGACGCGGGGGCCAAGGGGTTCGTCCACCTCCTCGAGGGGATCTCGTCGTTCGTGGCGGGCGACCCGCTGGTGCCGGCGGAGGACGACGCGGAGTGGGAGGCCGAGCCCGCCTTCGCCGCGGCCACGGTGGAGTACCCGGCCGAGGCGGAGACGTACCGCTTCTGCACCGAGGCGCTGGTGCGCGGCGCCGCCATCCCCGACTCCGACGCGGTGCGCGGGGTGCTGCGCGAGAAAGGCGACTCGCTGGTGGTGATCCGCACCGCCGACCTGCTGAAGGTGCACATCCACACCGACGAGCCGGACGACGTCTTCGCCTACCTGCGCACGCTGGGGCGCCTGGCCACGCACAAGGCCGAGGACATGCGCGCCCAGCACGCCACCATGGAACGCACCGCCGCGGCCGGGCACATGACCCTGGCGCGGCGCCCCGTCTCCATCGTGGCCGACACCGCCTGCGACCTCCCCGACGAGATCGTCCGCGCGCACGGCATTCACCTGGTCCCCCTCTCGCTCATCTTCGGCGACCGCGTGCTGCGCGACCGGTTCGACATCAGCGCCGGCCAGTTCGCCGAGGAGTTGAAGAAGGGCGCGCACCCCGGCACCTCGCAGCCGCCGCCGGCGCTCTTCCTGGACGCCTTCCGCCGCGCCGCGGAAGAGGGCGAGTCGGTGGTGGGCGTCATCCTCTCCTCCGGCCTCTCCGGCACCTACGCCAGCGCGCAGGCGGCCGCCAAGCAGCACGTGCACGACTCGGTGCCGGTGCACCTGTTCGACTCGCGCGGCGGGTCGGTGATGCAGGGGCTGCTGGCGCTGAAGGCGGCCGAGCTGGGCGAGCTGGGGTGGGCGCCCGAGCGGATCGTGGCCGAACTGGAGCGGGTGCGGAAGCGCAGCGGCATCCTGGTGGTGCTCGACACCTTCGAGCGCGCGCTGGCTTCGGGGCGGGTGGGGCGCGGGCGGGCGTGGCTGGGCAGCCTGCTCGACATCAAGCCCATCCTGGAGGTGGACGACGCCGGGAAATTGAATCCCGTCGCCAGGGTCCGCGGGCGCAGGCAGGTGATGCCGAAGGTGATGGAGCTGCTGGAGGAGCGCGTTCCCCGCAACGCGAAGAAGCTGCGCTTCGGTGTCTTTCACGTGGCCATCCCCGAGATCCTGGACGAGGTGGCGGGCGAGGTCCGCGCGCGCTACGGGCAGGACCGCGAGGTGCTGACGGCGGCGGGAACGCCGATCATCGCCACGCACGCGGGCGAGGGGGCGTGGGGGCTGGCCTGGATGATCGAGGACTGACGCCCGTGCGGATGTAACGTTTTCGTTTCTCGTTCGTCTATTCATCAATGGGGAGTAGACGGAGAGGCTGTCCGGAATGATCTGGCGGCAAACGCACGCACCGCGTCCGCCGACAGGTGTTCGGGGCGTGCGATTTGCAGCACCGGCACGCATCTCCCGGCAACGAAACCGCAGCACCGGCCCGCACGCGGCCCATCTGGAGGCGGTATGTACGTCCTGGTGCAGCACTACATCTCCGACCCCGCGACCTTCTGGTCGGACGTCCGCGACGCCGTGGGCGCGCTTCCCCCCGGCCTCGTCCTGCACCACGTCTTTCCCACCGCCGATGGCACCCACGCGGTGTGCCTGTGGGAGGCCGCCGCCGTGCGCGACGTGAAGGCGTTCATCGAGACGTACGTGGGCCACGTGAGCCGCAACCTGTACTTCCAGGTGGAGAACCGCGACTCGGTGGCCATGCCCGGCAACGTCCTGCTCCCCGAGCCCGCCCGGCGCGCCACCGCGGCGTGAGGACGGAAGAGGGTGCGGTGCGCCCGGGGACGTTCTTGGATGGAAAATGCGACTGAAGTCGCGGCTACAAGAGCACACAGTCCGCCTTCGCGGCGCCTTCGCGGACTTCGGTTTCCTGTGAGAAACAGACGTCATCCTGAGGCCGGCCACACCGCAGCCTGCGTTTGCAATGGAGCATGAAGGCCGAAGGATCCATAGCCGGATTGCACGTCTGCCAGGGAATCGCGCCGAGTCTCGTGGGACGCCTTCGCGGCGCGATTCCTCGACCGACGTGCTGGACGGGCGATAGATCCTTCGGCCTGCAAGCGGCTGCGACGATTCGGTCACGGCGTGGCCGGCCTCAGGATGACGTCTTCTCTGGGTGGAGGTGGATCGTTTGGAGATGGCGATGAACGGCCCGCCGCGCGCGGGCCGTTCGTTGTTCGCGCACTGGCGTCTATGCCCCGCGCGCGGTAGATCCTTCAGCCGATGACCAAAGGCGATCTCGGGGAACGGGAGAGGCGGAAGATGAGCGAGGGCGAGGCGCGGAAGATCACGCGGACGACGTTCGAGATCCGGCCGGCGGACGGCGGGCCGCCGGTGGTGGGTGACGTGCGCATGGCGGCGGGGACGAAGCCCGGGAGCGCGGTGATCATCGTCCACGGCTTCAAGGGCTTCCGGCTCTGGGGGCCGTGGCAGCCGCTGGCCCGCGCGCTGGCGCTGCGCGGCCACGCGGCGGTGAACTTCGACTTCTCGCACAACGGCGTGGGGCCGGACGGCGAGTTCTCGCGGCTGGACCTGTTCCGCGAGAACACGCAGAGCCGCGAGCTCGACGAGCTGCGCGCGGTGATCGGCGCCGTGGCGGGTGGCGAGCTGACGGGCGGGAAGGTGAAGCGCATCGGGCTGCTGGGCCACTCGCGCGGCGGCGGCGACGCGATCCTGGCCGCGGCCGAGGACGCGCGGGTGAGCGCGCTGGTCACGTGGGCCTCCATCGCCGACATCCCCGGCCGCTGGAGCCCCGAGCAGATCGCCGCCTGGCGCCGCGGCGACGACGTGCCGATCGAGAACGTGCGCACCAAGCAGCAGATGCCCATCGGCCCCGGCTACTGGGTCGATCTCCAGCAGAACCGCGACCGGCTGGACATCCCCGCCGCGGCGGCGCGGGTCACCGTCCCCTGGCTCATCGTCCACGGCGACGCCGACACCTCCGTCTCCGTCGACGAGGCGCACGCGCTCTTCGCCGCCGCGGGCGACAACGCCGAGCTGATGATCATGGAGGGAACGGACCACGTGTTCGGCGTGCGCCATCCGTACGCCGGCCCCAGCGCCGACCTGCGCACTGCGGCCGAGGCCACGATGGAGTGGTTCGAGGCCAATCTATAGCCATGGTTCGAACGTCCGTTCGAGAAAGGGTGGACAAGCCGCCGCGCGGCTGCTATCGTATCCGCCCGGCCGCGCTGCACGCTCGGCACGCCAGCATCCAGATCCCCTGACGAACCGCCGCGGAGCACAGATATGCCGTACGTGATCGCCGAACCGTGCATCGGCACCAAGGACGCGAGCTGCGTGGAAGTCTGCCCCGTCGACTGCATCTACGAGGCGGAAGACCAGTACTACATCAACCCCGACGAGTGCATCGACTGCGGGGCGTGCGAGCCGGAGTGCCCGGTGCAGGCCATCTTTCCCGACACCGACGTGCCGCCGGAGTGGACCAGCTACATCGAGAAGAACCGCGCGATGTCGGACAAGTAGTCCTCCGGCAGCGCGGGAACGAAGCCGGCCGCGGCGAGGCAGACGTCCTCGCCGCGGCCCGCTTTCTTTATCTCACGCGGAGACGCGGAGACACAGAGAACTCATCGCGACGCGGAGTTTTCTGCGTCTCCGCATCTCCGCGTGAGCCATCGGGTTTCGCAGGTGACGCGAAAAGGCCTCCCGCAGCGCGCGGGAGGCCTTTCGTCTTTCATCGTCGCTCGATGCGATCAGCGGTGGCTGTCGCGGCGGCCCAGGACCATGCCGGCGTAGCCGTTGTCGGGGTCGCCGCCGCGCTTCAGCACGCGGTCCACGGTGCCGGGGCCGCGGTTGTACGCGGTCAGCGCCAGTTCGGTGTCGCCGTCGTACTTGTCCATCAGCTCGCGCAGGTAGCGGAAGCCGATGCGCAGGTTCACCTCGGGGTTCTGCAGGTCCCGGTGGCTGATGCCGCGCTGGAACAGCCGCGCCGTGGCCGGCATGAGCTGCGTGAGGCCGATGGCGCCCACCGGACTGCGCGCGGTGTTCTTGAACCCGCTCTCGGTGCGCACCAGGCCGAACGCGACCTCGGCGGGGATGTCGTTGGCCTCGGCGGCGGCGCGAATGGCGCGCGCCAGCGAGGGCGAGACCTTGTAGCCGCGGTCGCGGTACTTCTCCGCCAGCTCCTCGGCGGCCACGTCGCGCGACTCGGGCTTCTTCCCGGACTTCACGGCGGCCACGG
Coding sequences:
- a CDS encoding DegV family protein, with amino-acid sequence MNGPTHLDGAGLRGALLTANEYVQRHRADLNRINVFPVPDGDTGTNLALTVSSIADRLRGGSETSIGEVARQASEAAIMGARGNCGMILSHFLLGFSDAVGPRVRLGVGEFASVWRQATEHVYRALEKPVEGTMITIMRAIADEADRLQHSDFIVLFERLLVKAREALAGTPDLLPALKAAGVVDAGAKGFVHLLEGISSFVAGDPLVPAEDDAEWEAEPAFAAATVEYPAEAETYRFCTEALVRGAAIPDSDAVRGVLREKGDSLVVIRTADLLKVHIHTDEPDDVFAYLRTLGRLATHKAEDMRAQHATMERTAAAGHMTLARRPVSIVADTACDLPDEIVRAHGIHLVPLSLIFGDRVLRDRFDISAGQFAEELKKGAHPGTSQPPPALFLDAFRRAAEEGESVVGVILSSGLSGTYASAQAAAKQHVHDSVPVHLFDSRGGSVMQGLLALKAAELGELGWAPERIVAELERVRKRSGILVVLDTFERALASGRVGRGRAWLGSLLDIKPILEVDDAGKLNPVARVRGRRQVMPKVMELLEERVPRNAKKLRFGVFHVAIPEILDEVAGEVRARYGQDREVLTAAGTPIIATHAGEGAWGLAWMIED
- a CDS encoding alpha/beta hydrolase → MSEGEARKITRTTFEIRPADGGPPVVGDVRMAAGTKPGSAVIIVHGFKGFRLWGPWQPLARALALRGHAAVNFDFSHNGVGPDGEFSRLDLFRENTQSRELDELRAVIGAVAGGELTGGKVKRIGLLGHSRGGGDAILAAAEDARVSALVTWASIADIPGRWSPEQIAAWRRGDDVPIENVRTKQQMPIGPGYWVDLQQNRDRLDIPAAAARVTVPWLIVHGDADTSVSVDEAHALFAAAGDNAELMIMEGTDHVFGVRHPYAGPSADLRTAAEATMEWFEANL
- a CDS encoding ferredoxin family protein gives rise to the protein MPYVIAEPCIGTKDASCVEVCPVDCIYEAEDQYYINPDECIDCGACEPECPVQAIFPDTDVPPEWTSYIEKNRAMSDK
- a CDS encoding lytic transglycosylase domain-containing protein, which produces MKKAANPPVRRRTRLRNDTASLLRSRPLQAVLVIVAGMQVVAVGSGKALHDDQPRTLAEMALRLRTAPVQVMPPVLAEPPAKALKKEHGEAVAAVKSGKKPESRDVAAEELAEKYRDRGYKVSPSLARAIRAAAEANDIPAEVAFGLVRTESGFKNTARSPVGAIGLTQLMPATARLFQRGISHRDLQNPEVNLRIGFRYLRELMDKYDGDTELALTAYNRGPGTVDRVLKRGGDPDNGYAGMVLGRRDSHR